In Flavobacterium sp. CBA20B-1, one DNA window encodes the following:
- a CDS encoding DNA polymerase III subunit gives MKFSEIVGQNHLKNHLTNSVQKGRIPHAQLFIGPEGSGTLAMAIAYAQYIICNNQGNENEGGATACNLKFDHLQHPDLHFVYPVATTDSVKSTPVSSDFLTVWNDFIKQNLYGSVNDWYEAIGIQKKQGNISVHEAASILKKLALKPFEGGYKVMIVWMAEKMNTETANKLLKILEEPTEKTIFLLIAEDEKALLQTIVSRCQVLHFTALNEQEIFQALIDRENCDEADAYGIAKEAQGNYNKALKLRYNITSEYPFDEWFVTWVRAAFRANKNARVVNDLIKWSDEISAIGREKQKQFLNHCMELFRQALLLNYSTPKLVYMQPKVEGFNLQNFAPFVNENNILDIYKEIEDAIYHIERNGNAKIILTDLSIKLTRLIHKK, from the coding sequence ATGAAATTTTCTGAAATCGTTGGTCAAAACCATTTAAAAAACCATTTAACGAATAGTGTACAAAAAGGCAGAATTCCTCATGCCCAACTTTTTATTGGTCCCGAAGGAAGCGGCACTTTGGCAATGGCAATTGCTTATGCCCAATACATTATTTGCAATAATCAAGGAAATGAAAACGAAGGAGGAGCAACTGCTTGCAATTTAAAGTTTGACCATTTGCAACATCCCGATTTGCACTTTGTGTATCCTGTTGCAACAACCGATAGCGTAAAATCTACACCTGTGAGTAGCGATTTTTTAACTGTGTGGAATGATTTTATCAAACAAAACCTATATGGTTCGGTAAATGATTGGTATGAAGCTATTGGTATTCAGAAAAAACAAGGAAACATTTCGGTACACGAAGCGGCAAGTATTCTAAAAAAATTAGCTTTAAAACCTTTTGAAGGTGGTTATAAAGTAATGATTGTGTGGATGGCAGAAAAAATGAATACTGAAACCGCAAACAAACTGCTAAAAATATTAGAAGAGCCAACCGAAAAAACTATTTTTCTATTAATCGCAGAAGATGAAAAAGCGTTGTTGCAAACCATTGTGTCTCGTTGCCAGGTTCTGCATTTTACTGCTTTGAACGAACAAGAAATTTTTCAAGCACTTATTGATAGAGAAAATTGCGATGAAGCAGATGCTTACGGAATTGCTAAAGAAGCACAAGGCAATTATAACAAAGCACTAAAATTGCGGTACAATATCACTAGCGAATATCCTTTTGATGAATGGTTTGTCACTTGGGTACGAGCAGCTTTTAGAGCAAACAAAAACGCACGTGTTGTAAACGATTTAATAAAATGGAGCGATGAAATTTCGGCTATTGGCAGAGAAAAACAAAAACAGTTTTTAAACCATTGTATGGAACTTTTTCGTCAGGCGTTATTACTGAATTACAGCACACCGAAACTAGTGTATATGCAGCCCAAGGTGGAGGGATTTAACTTGCAGAATTTTGCCCCTTTTGTAAACGAAAATAATATTTTAGACATCTACAAAGAAATCGAAGATGCTATTTACCATATTGAACGCAACGGAAACGCTAAAATTATTCTTACTGATTTATCCATTAAATTAACCCGATTGATTCATAAAAAGTAA
- the mfd gene encoding transcription-repair coupling factor — MSIKKVFEQATKTQQLQQQFNKLGNKIHAKGFIGSALSFQIQALFKESDQHFLLIFNDKEEAAYYLNDLENLISKDYVLFYPGSYRRPYQIEETDNANVLLRAEVLNRLNARKKPVVIVSYTDALFEKVVTRKQLDKNTLKIAVNDKMTIDFVNEVLFEYNFKRVDFVSEPGEFSVRGGIIDVFSFSNENPYRIEFFGNEIDSIRTFDVETQLSIETNKKITIIPNVENKFLQENRESFLNYISPNTVLFLQNTILVKEQLTKMFQKATEAFDKLSKDVQHLSPEQMFLPATEFLQKADDFSVVELAQQTFFTPNFSVDFHFNPQPSFNKQFDLLIENLNQNTENGYTNYLYCSSESQSKRFEEIFSSLKDQNKSIQQYKTVVMPLFQGFIDKENQIACYTDHQIFERYHKFSIKNGYTKKQTITLKELTTLSVGDYVTHIDHGIGKFGGLQKIDVEGKKQEAIKLVYADNDIVYVSIHSLHKISKYNGKEGAPPKIYKIGSGAWKALKQKTKARVKHIAFNLIKLYAKRRLEKGFACAPDSYLQAELESSFIYEDTPDQLKSTIEVKADMENSRPMDRLVCGDVGFGKTEVAIRAAFKMVDNGKQVAVLVPTTILAFQHYKTFTERLKDMPVKVAYLNRFKTAKQKAETLKELAEGKIDILIGTHQLVNKNVVFKDLGLLVIDEEQKFGVAVKDKLKTIGENIDTLTLTATPIPRTLQFSLMAARDLSVITTPPPNRYPIETNVIGFNEEVIRDAIAYEIERGGQVYFINNRIENIKEVAGMIQRLVPNAKVGIGHGQMEGKKLEDLLLSFMEGEFDVLVATTIIESGLDVPNANTIFINNANNFGLSDLHQMRGRVGRSNKKAFCYFITPPYSVMTEEARKRISALEQFSDLGSGFNIAMKDLEIRGAGDILGGEQSGFINEIGFETYQKIMNEAIDELKENEFKDLYEEEQNIDTKEFVKDIVIESDFEILFPDEYINNVSERLTLYNELATLKTEDELIAFQNKLIDRFGALPKQVVNLLDSVRIKWIASKAGIEKLVLKQGKMIGYFVSDQQSMYYQSAQFRKVLQFIQLYPKLATLKEKQTKNGLRLLLTFDHIKSISKALENLQKLQQL, encoded by the coding sequence AAAGAAGAAGCGGCTTATTATTTGAATGATTTGGAAAATTTAATTTCAAAAGATTATGTGCTGTTTTATCCGGGATCGTACCGCAGACCATATCAAATCGAAGAAACTGATAATGCCAATGTGTTGTTGCGTGCCGAGGTTTTAAACCGATTAAATGCACGAAAAAAACCGGTTGTAATTGTTTCTTACACCGATGCTTTGTTTGAAAAAGTGGTTACGCGCAAACAATTGGATAAAAACACTTTGAAAATCGCTGTTAACGATAAAATGACGATCGATTTTGTGAACGAGGTTTTGTTTGAATACAATTTTAAACGTGTTGATTTTGTTTCGGAACCGGGCGAATTTTCAGTTCGTGGCGGAATCATCGATGTATTTTCTTTTTCGAACGAAAACCCTTATCGAATTGAATTTTTCGGAAATGAAATTGACAGTATCCGTACTTTTGATGTGGAAACGCAGCTTTCCATCGAAACCAATAAAAAAATTACGATTATCCCGAATGTAGAAAATAAATTTTTACAGGAAAACCGGGAAAGCTTCTTGAATTACATCAGTCCTAATACGGTTTTGTTTCTTCAAAACACCATTTTGGTAAAAGAACAACTTACCAAAATGTTTCAGAAAGCAACCGAAGCTTTTGATAAATTAAGTAAAGATGTTCAACATCTTTCGCCTGAACAAATGTTTTTGCCAGCGACAGAATTCCTTCAAAAGGCCGATGATTTTTCAGTAGTTGAACTGGCGCAGCAAACCTTTTTTACACCCAATTTTTCGGTCGATTTTCATTTCAATCCGCAACCTTCGTTCAATAAACAGTTCGATTTATTGATTGAAAACCTAAATCAAAACACTGAAAACGGATACACCAATTACCTGTATTGTTCCAGTGAATCGCAAAGCAAACGTTTCGAGGAGATTTTTTCGAGCTTAAAAGATCAAAACAAAAGCATTCAGCAATACAAAACTGTTGTAATGCCGTTGTTCCAAGGTTTTATCGATAAAGAAAACCAGATTGCGTGTTATACCGATCATCAAATTTTTGAACGCTACCATAAATTCAGCATAAAAAACGGTTACACCAAAAAGCAAACCATTACGCTGAAAGAGCTTACCACGCTTTCTGTGGGCGATTATGTAACGCATATTGACCACGGAATTGGAAAGTTTGGCGGTTTGCAGAAAATTGATGTGGAAGGCAAGAAACAGGAAGCCATAAAATTGGTTTATGCCGATAACGATATTGTGTATGTTTCGATACACTCGTTGCATAAAATATCAAAATACAACGGCAAAGAAGGCGCGCCGCCAAAGATCTACAAAATTGGATCGGGTGCTTGGAAAGCCTTAAAACAAAAAACAAAAGCGCGTGTAAAACACATTGCGTTTAACCTTATAAAACTGTACGCAAAACGCCGATTAGAGAAAGGATTTGCGTGTGCACCCGACAGTTATTTGCAGGCAGAATTAGAAAGTTCGTTTATTTACGAAGACACGCCCGATCAGTTAAAATCAACCATTGAAGTGAAGGCGGATATGGAGAACAGCCGCCCAATGGATCGTTTGGTTTGTGGCGATGTGGGCTTTGGTAAAACCGAAGTTGCCATTCGCGCTGCCTTTAAAATGGTCGATAATGGCAAGCAGGTCGCAGTTTTGGTGCCGACAACCATATTGGCATTTCAGCATTATAAAACGTTTACCGAGCGTTTAAAGGATATGCCGGTTAAAGTTGCGTATTTAAATCGATTTAAAACGGCTAAGCAAAAAGCCGAAACCTTGAAAGAATTGGCAGAAGGCAAAATTGATATTTTAATAGGAACGCATCAGTTAGTCAATAAAAACGTGGTTTTTAAAGATTTGGGATTATTGGTGATTGATGAAGAACAAAAATTCGGAGTTGCCGTAAAAGACAAGCTAAAGACCATAGGTGAGAATATCGATACTTTAACGCTTACCGCAACACCTATCCCGAGAACCTTACAGTTTTCGTTAATGGCAGCGCGCGATTTATCGGTAATTACCACGCCGCCTCCAAACCGTTATCCAATCGAAACAAATGTGATTGGGTTCAACGAGGAGGTTATTCGTGATGCCATTGCGTACGAAATTGAACGAGGCGGGCAGGTTTATTTTATCAATAATAGAATTGAAAATATTAAGGAAGTCGCAGGAATGATTCAACGTTTGGTTCCAAATGCAAAAGTGGGAATCGGTCACGGACAAATGGAAGGGAAAAAGTTAGAAGATCTGCTTTTATCGTTCATGGAAGGCGAATTTGATGTTTTGGTTGCAACAACGATTATTGAAAGTGGATTGGATGTTCCTAATGCAAACACCATTTTCATTAACAACGCCAACAATTTCGGATTGAGCGATTTACACCAAATGCGCGGTAGAGTTGGGCGAAGCAATAAAAAGGCGTTTTGCTATTTTATCACGCCGCCTTACAGTGTAATGACCGAAGAAGCACGTAAACGAATTTCGGCATTGGAACAATTCAGCGATTTAGGCAGCGGATTTAATATCGCCATGAAAGATTTAGAAATTCGTGGTGCAGGTGATATTTTGGGTGGCGAACAAAGCGGTTTTATTAATGAAATTGGTTTTGAAACCTATCAGAAAATCATGAACGAAGCCATTGATGAGCTGAAAGAAAACGAGTTTAAAGATTTATATGAAGAAGAACAAAATATCGATACTAAAGAATTTGTAAAAGATATTGTGATAGAATCTGATTTCGAGATTTTGTTTCCCGATGAATACATCAACAATGTTTCCGAACGATTAACGTTGTATAATGAATTGGCAACGTTGAAAACCGAAGACGAATTAATCGCTTTTCAAAACAAATTGATCGACCGTTTTGGGGCGTTGCCCAAACAAGTAGTAAACTTGTTAGATTCGGTTCGTATCAAATGGATCGCATCAAAAGCCGGAATTGAGAAATTGGTATTAAAACAAGGCAAAATGATTGGTTATTTTGTAAGCGACCAACAGTCCATGTATTATCAATCGGCACAATTCCGCAAAGTGTTACAGTTTATTCAGTTGTATCCAAAATTGGCAACGTTAAAAGAAAAACAAACCAAAAACGGCTTGCGATTGCTATTAACGTTCGATCATATAAAATCAATCAGTAAAGCGTTAGAGAACCTTCAAAAACTACAGCAGTTATGA